GTTCGAAGCGCTGCTTGCCGGGCATGAAAAGTTCCTCGCCGGCCGGGGAGTGGAGCGCACGACTTTGCAGGCGGTCGATCCCGATTCGGTCCGTGTGTGCGTCGAGCGCGACATGGAATCCCAGATGCAGCACAACCTCCGCGAGGGGCTTCTCCAGCGGGAAGGGGAAGAGCACGGACGCTATTCCTGGCGCGGAATGCTTTTCTTGTGGTTCCAAGTGCTGCGCGATATCTTCCGGTTCTCGTGAGCGCCCTGTTCCCCATGACGCGCCAATCACCGTCCTTCGGGCGGGTCGACCAGATTATGGTCGAAGAACGCGCGGCCACTTTCACCAAACGCAGCATCAAGACCGAATCGAAGCTGCAAGGTCTGCGCATGGTTTTCTCCATGCTCGACCTCACCACGCTGGAGGGGCGCGACACGCCGGGGAAGGTGATGACCATTTGCCACAAAGCCATGCATCCCGCGCCCGACCGCTACAAAGTCGGCCCCGTCGCCGCGGTCTGCGTTTATCCGAACCTCGTTCCGGCGGCCAAAGCTTTCCTCCGCGGCTCGAATGTCAAAGTCGCCGCGGTGGCCACTTATTTTCCGAGCGGACAGTCCTCGATGAAAACCAAACTTGAGGATACGCGCGTCGCGCTCAATGCCGGCGCCGACGAAATCGACATGGTCATCGATCGCGCCGCTTTCCTCCGTGGCGAATATGCCAAGGTCCATGATGAGATCGCCGCAGTGAAACAGCTCTGCGGTGACGTCCACCTCAAGGTCATCCTCGAGACGGGCGAACTCGTCACCTACGACAATGTGCGCGCCGCGAGCATGATTGCCATGCAAGCGGGCGGGGATTTCATCAAGACGTCGACCGGCAAGGTCAGTCCGGCGGCCACGTTGCCTGTCACACTGGTCATGCTTGATGCCATCCGCGAATTTTTCTTCGCCACCGGCGTGCGCATCGGCATGAAGCCGGCCGGCGGAATCCGCACGGCCAAGCAGGCCCTGCAATATCTGGTCATGGTCAACGAAACCCTCGGTGACGACTGGCTCACGCCCGATCTCTTCCGCCTCGGCGCCAGCACGCTGGCCAATGACATCCTTCTCCAGATCGCCAAGTCCGTCGACGGACGCTACCAAAGCGGCGACTACTTCTCCCTGCCATGAGCAAAAAAACGAAGAAACTCGTCACCCGCACGGCGTCCATCACAGCGCCCGCCCACGCCGCACCCGTTCCGGTTCGCGACCGCCATCTGCGCTTCAACGAGCGCTGGAACTACTCGCCCGCGCCCGAAGTTCACACCGACATCACGATCAAGCCGCGTTACGAACTCTTCATTGGCGGCAAATTCGTCAAACCGTCCTCGGGCAAATATTTCCCGTCGATCAATCCGGCCACGGAAAAGCAGCATGCAGAGATCGCCCAAGGCACCGCGGCCGACGTGGACAAGGCGGTCAAGGCCGCGCGCCGGGCGTACGAAAAAACGTGGGGCAAGATGCCCGGACGCGAACGCGGCAAATATCTCTTTCGCATCGCGCGCCTCCTGCAGGAAAAAATCCGCGATCTCGCCGTCCTCGAATCGCTCGACGGCGGCAAAACCATCCGCGAGAGCCGCAACATCGACTTGCCGCTTGTCGCCGCGCACTTCTTCTACCATGCGGGCTGGGCCGACAAGCTCGACTATGCGTTCCCCGGTCGCAAGCCGCGCCCGCTCGGAGTGGCCGGCCAGATCATCCCGTGGAATTTCCCGCTGCTCATGGCCGCATGGAAGCTCGCGCCCGCTCTGGCTTGCGGCAACACCTGTGTGCTCAAACCGGCCGAAACGACATCGGTCACCGCCATGCATCTTGCGGAGATCCTCGCAGAAGCCGATTTGCCCGGGGGCGTGGTGAATATCGTCACCGGTTTCGGCGACACCGGCGCGGCCATCGTCAATCATCCGGACATCGACAAGCTCGCCTTCACAGGCTCGACCGAAGTCGGGAAAATCATCGCCAAGTCCGTGGCCGGAACGCGCAAGAAGCTGACGCTCGAGTTGGGCGGCAAGGCGGCGAACATCATTTGCGAGGACGCGCCCATCGACCAGGCCGTCGAGGGTGTCATTCAGGGGATCTATTTCAACCAAGGCCACGTTTGCTGCGCGGGTTCGCGCTTGTTCGTGCAGGAAAGCATCGTCGAGCCGGTCATCCGCCGCCTGCGCAACCGTCTCGCAACGTTGCGTGTCGGCGATCCGCTCGACAAAAACACCGACATCGGCGCGATCAACAGCCGCGAGCAACTCGGCAGGATCCGCGAGTTGGTCGAGAGCGGACAAAAGGAAGGTGCCGAACTTTACCAGCCGCCGTGCAAACTCCCGTCGAAAGGTTTTTTCTGCGCGCCGGGCTTTTTCACCGGCGTGACCGATTCTCATCGCATCGCGCAGGAAGAGATTTTCGGACCCGTCCTCAGCGTGATGACCTTCCGCACACCGGAAGAAGCGCTGGAGCGTGCGAACAACACATCTTACGGCTTGAGCGCGGGAGTTTGGACCGACAAGGGCAGCAAAGCTTTCAAACTCGCCACGCAGCTGCGTGCCGGGGTGGTTTGGGCCGAGACCTACAACAAGTTCGATCCAGCCAGCCCTTTCGGCGGCTACAAGGAAAGCGGTTTCGGGCGAGAAGGCGGGAAGCAGGGACTTCTTGCCTACCTCAGGACCTGACTCTGCGCCACCACGCGAGGTTTTGCGATAGGTTCTAATCCGTCCGGCGCTTGCGTTCCGGATCCTCCTTTTTGGGAAACAACTCGCGCAAACGGTCAATGAGACCCTTCGGAGCGGGGGCGGTGTTTGTTCCCGCGGCGATCCCGCCCACACACCGGTCCCCGCCGTTGTTGCGCGCAGCTTGGAGGGCGCTTTCCGCCCTGCGCATCAAGTCTGCCGCGGCGCGATGCTCGTCCGGAACAGCCACAGCCAAGCCGACCGAGACGCGGTGCGTGTGATTGTCGTCCGCCGCCCGCATGGCCTCCACGATCTGCTCCCCGACACGCCTTGCGCCGGGCGGGGGCGTATCGGGCAGAATGGCGACGAATTCATCGCTCGAACGGCGCAGCACGATGTCTCTGGACCGCGCGCAGTGGACTTGCAGCGCTCGCTGCAGGATCTGCACTCCGACCTGGGTTTCCGGCGTGTCAAAAGAAACGACGGCCACGGTCAAAGGGCTGCTTTCCGCCGACCCGCGCACCCATGCTTTTTCCAGCGCCTCCGTGATGCGTGCTTTCGCCTCAAGTGCGGATGCAGGCTGCGAGGCGTGATTCATTTGTCCGGTAAGATCGGCCCGATTCGGCGCCTCCGCAAGTTTCCGATTCGGTAATCACGTCTTTTGCAGTTTGCCGGGGCAAGGCACCGCGGCTAGCGTTCACGGATGAAGTCTGCCCCGTTGCCGTCCGATGAATTGGCCCGACAGCGTGCGCTCCAGGATCTGCACCTGCTTGATACGCCTGCGGAGCAGGAATTCGACGACATCACGCTGCTTGCTTCTTTCATCTGCGAGACGCCCATTGCGCTCATTTCGCTCGTGGACAAGGACCGCCAGTGGTTCAAGAGCCGGGTCGGCCTTGATATTCCGGAGACGCCCCGCGACATCGCCCTCTGCGCCCATGCCATTCTCGGCGACGAAATTTTCGAGGTGGTAGACGCCGCGGCCGACGAGCGCTTCAAAGACAATCCAGTTGTCACCGGCGATCTGCACCTGCGTTTCTACGCCGGGGTGCCGCTCAAGACCTTGGACAACCACAACGTGGGCACGCTCTGCGTGATCGACCGCAAGCCGCGCCAACTCACGGATGCGCAGCGCGCCGCCCTCAAGGCCTTGGGGCGGCAGATCATGAGGTTGGTCGAGCTGCGCAAATCGACGCGCTTGCAAGACGAACTCCGCCGCAAGCTCTCGGCCGAGACAGCCCTCACCCGGGCGATCATCGAGAACGCCGGCGCTGCCATCATTTCCACGGATCTCGATTCGACCATCCTCACTTTCAATCCGGCGGCGGAACAAATGCTCGGCTACAGCGCCGACGAGGTTATCGGGAAAGTTTCGCCCGTTTCGTTCCACGACCCTGGTGAAGTTGCTGAACGAGCCGCCGAGCTTTCCGCGCACTACGGCGAGAAGGTCAGCGGCCTCGATGTCTTTCTACGTCCGCTGCGCGACCAAGCGGCGGACACGGTGGAGTGGACGTATATTGCCAAGGACGGACGGCGCATCCCCATACTTCTGACCATGTCGGTGTTGCGGGACGAGGCCGGCCAGCCGTTCGGTTACCTCGGGATCATCCGAGATCTGGGCGAAGCGAAAGCGCGGACCCACAGGTTGGAAGCCGCCGCGCGGTTGGGAGACATTGTCCGTCGCAGCCAGGAATCTTTCATCACGGGCGGGCCCACCAATCAAATGTTCGACCGTCTGCTCACCGACATTCTCGAATACACGCGCAGCGAATACGGGTTCATCGGCGAAGTGCTCTACGACGAGAACGGTGCGCCTTTCCTGAAGACGCATGCCATCACAAACATTGCTTGGAACGAGGCTACGAGAAAGTTGTATGAGGAAAGCAAGGCGACAGGTTTCATTTTCCGCAACCTGCACACGCTTTTCGGCGCGGCCCTGACCACGGGCGAGCCGGTGATCGCGAACCGTCCCGCGACCGACCCGCGGCGCGGCGGCCTTCCCCAAGGCCACCCGGCAATGCACGCCTTTCTCGGTCTGCCCATCCACTACGGCGGCAACCTCGTCGGCTTGGTCGGTGTGGCGAACAGGCCCGGGGGTTACGACGACGAGTTTGTGCGCGAGCTGGCGCCTATGGCGGCTTCCTGCGCGGCGCTCATTCACGCGATGCGGCTCGATGTCGAACGCTCCGCGACGCGTCAGTCGCTGGTCCGCGAACAAGACCGCTTCCGCCTCATTGTCGACACGGCGACCGAGGCCTTCATCGAGGTTGCAGAGGATGGAACGGTCACCGAGTGGAATCAGCACGCGGCGGAAGCGTTTCGCGCCCCGGTCGCCGATGCGGTCGGGCGGCAAATCGACGACCTTGTCATGCTCCGCGGCGAGGACGGGCACGACTCCGGTTTGCGTGACCACGTTCCGACCGAACTCGAGCGGCCCGGCCAGCCGCGCGAGTTCACTTTCCGCTGCGCCGATGGCACGCAATTCCAGGGGGAGCTTGTCATGTGGGCCATGCCCGAGGGCTCGGAACGCCGCTATTGCGCATTCATCCGCGACGTGACCGAGCGCCGGGAACTCGAGAAGCAGCAGCGCTTGCGTTTCGAGTCCGAGACTCTCCTCAAGGAAATCCACCACCGCGTTAAGAACAACATGCAGGTCATTTCGAGTCTGCTCAGCATCCAATCCTCGCAGCTTAAAGATGACCAGCGCGACGTTTTCCTCGAGTGCCGCGAGCGCATAAGAGCCATGTCCCTCATCCATGACCGCCTTTACTCCACGGGCAAGTATGCCGGGATCGACTTCGCCGATTATTTGCGAGAAATGGTCGCGTTGATCACGTCCTCCAACCGTCCGGCCGGTGCCGAGGTGCATGTGGACCTTCAACTGCAGCCGGTGGAGGTTGAATTGGACAAAGCTGTGCCGCTGTCGCTCATCGCAAGCGAGCTTGTCCTCAACTCGTTGAAGCACGCCTTCCGCGACCGTAGCGAGGGCACGTTGACCGTGCGGCTCGGCAACAAGGACGGGACTTGCCGGCTGTTTGTCGGTGACGACGGCCCCGGAATGCAACCGGCGAGCACCGAACGTGCCGGCGTCGGGCTGCAGCTCATCGAGGGTTTGGCCAGGCAGATCAAGGCGCGCCGCGAGGTGTCCGCCGGTCCCGGTCTGGGCACGACGATTCTTTGGGAACAATGAGCACCGGATGCCAGCCCCCATGCCCGCGCATCCTCGTCGTGGAAGACGAGGCCATCACGGCCATGGATCTGGCTGCCGAGCTTCGCAACTTGGGTTACGAGGTGTGCGGCATTGTCGATACGGCGGATGCTGCGGTCGAAGTCGCGGCACGCGAGAAACCGCAGCTCGTGCTCATGGATATCCGCCTCGGGGACGGTGGTGATGGGGTGGACGCGGCACGCCGCATTTACGAAACCAACGACACGGCGCTCATTTTTCTCACCGCGCACTCGGACGATGCCACGCTCGCTCGCGCACTTTCCGTTTCCCCATACGGCTACATCGTCAAGCCTTTCCACGCTCGCGAACTTAAAGTCGCAGTCGAAGTCGCCCTTTCGAAACACGCCCAAGAGCGGGCCGAAACGGAGAAGATATCGGAGCTGGTCCTTACGGATCCGCTGACCGGACTGGCTAATCGCCGGCGTTTCGACCAGGCGCTGGCCTCCGAGTGGGACCGCGCAATGCGCGAGCAACATGCGCTCGCCGTTCTGATGATCGACATCGATCACTTCAAAAAATTCAACGACAGCCGCGGTCACGCTGCCGGCGACGAATGTCTCAAGTCCGTGGCGCGCGCTCTTCGCGAACGCTGCGTTCGTGCCGGGGATCTCGTTTGCCGGTGGGGAGGGGAGGAGTTTGCGGTCATTCTGCCCGGGACCGACCAGGCTGGCGCCATCCATGTTGCGCGCGAATTGGTTGCAGCCGTCCGGTCGCTTGGCATCGAACACGGCAGTCCCGGCGCTGCATCGCACGTCACCATCTCGGCGGGTGCGTGCTCCGCTTTGGCCTCGGGCGGCGATACCGCGGAGAGATTGGTGGAGCGGGCCGATGCCGCGCTTTATGCGGCCAAACAAGCCGGACGCGATCGCGCGCTCGAAGCGGCCTGATCCGCGCCGCTGTGCCTCTGCGCGGTTTGGGCCCTGCTCAAGGACTTGCGGGAGCGCCCGATACCGGTTCGATGCAAATCCAATCCACAAGCATCGTCTGGGAGTCGTCCCAATCCGCCTGTCCGGCCCACGGCATCTGGCGCATGCCGAAGATCACTTCCGCAGGGTGGTCGGGAACGACGTCGTCGATTGTCTGCTGCAGCACCCCGTCGACGTAGAAACGCACGGCCTCGGGCTTCCATTCGATGGTGTAAATATGGAAGCGCCCGTCGCGGTGGGAAACGCGGCGCCCGTCGGCGTCGGTGACCGGCATGCGTATGGTGTGCTTCGGGTTCAGGTCGGTCCCGCTCGCGTTGGCCCACGTGTTGAGGCGGATATCGGTCCATCCTCCCACGGTGCCGGTGGGATGCCCGGCTTCCGCGCCTTCGGTGTCATCGGCCACCATCTCGATGTCGATCTCGTCCACTTCGGGTTCTTCGCGGTAGGTGAAAAGAATGCACGCCACCCCGGGAATCGCCGTGTTTTTTGCGCGCATGCTGATGCGGTGGTTGCTGCGGACCGGTCCGAACGAAAGCGTCTGGAAGGGCCATGCGGTGAAGTTGCACGGGCGTTTTTTGAGAAATTCCCTCTCGGCGGTCAGGTAAGCGAAGCCGTCGCCGGGGATGAGATCATTCCATCCGGAAACCGGCGACAGGTCCGCTTGGTATCGCCATGTCATCGCCGGGGTTCCATCCGGCTTTCCGTGCTCGTCGAAGTCCTCGAAGTATTCCTCCGCGCGAGAATGTGCGGGCATGGAAAGGCATAGCGCGAATGCAGCGCGGACGACCAGCGTTTCAAGCCGCGACCACGCGCGCCTTCTTGTCCTTGGGCACGACATTGCATGCATCGACGATGAGGGGGACGGTTCCCGCAAGTTTGGCGTAATCGACATCGCGATGTGCGGTGCAGACGACGGCGGCGTCGAATCCGCGCAGTTCGTGTTCGCTCCATGGTATCGAATGGCGTCCCGCCCAATGGTTGTGACCGGGAGCGATGCGCGGCACATGGGGATCGTAATATTGCACATCGGCGCCTTTGCCGCGGAGGAGGTCCATGATCGCGTAGGCCGGCGATTCGCGGTCGTCGGAAACGCCCGGCTTGTAGGCCACCCCGAGCACCAGGACACGGGTGCCGCGGAGCGAGCGGCCCGCCGCGTTCATCGCTTCGAGCAGATGGTTGACGACGTAGTAGGGCATCGAGCGGTTGATTTGCCCCGCCAGTTCGATGAAGCGTGTGTCGGTGTTGTATTCGCGCACCTTCCACGTGAGGTAATAAGGGTCGATAGGGATGCAATGTCCGCCGACGCCCGGCCCGGGGTAGAAAGGCATGTAGCCGAAGGGTTTGGTCTTGGCGGCTTCAATCACCTCCCAAATGTCGATGCCCATGAGGCCGAAGATGCGCTTGAGTTCGTTGACAAGTGCGATGTTGGCGAAGCGGAAAATATTCTCCGTGAGCTTGACCGCCTCGGCCGTATCGCAGTTGCTCACCGGGATCATTTGCTTCACGACGCGACCGTAAAGCTCGAGACCGCGTTCGAGGCAGGCCGGGGTCAGGCCGCCGATCACTTTGGGCATGTCGCCCAGCACGCTTTTGCTGTTGCCCGGATCTTCCCGCTCGGGGGAAAACACGAGGGCAAAATCCCGTCCGGCTTCGAGGCCGGAGGCCTTCTCCAAAACGGCGCGGAGTTCCTCGCGCGTGGTGCCGGGGTAGGTGCTGGATTCGAGCGAAACGAGCATGCCTTTGCGCAAGTGCGGGCCGATCTCGCCGCCGGCGGCAAGGATATGCGAAAGGTCCGGGTCCTGATGTTTCCGCAGGGGCGTCGGGACGCAGATGATGACGGCCTGCGATTCGCTCAAGCGCGTGTTGTCTCCGGTGAACTCGAGGTGTCCGTCCGCCGCGGCCCTGGCGATTCTTTCCGAGGCGAGGTGCGTCAGGGGGGAGTGGCCCTGCTGAAGTTCAAGGACGCGCCCCGCATCCGAGTCGAGTCCCAGTGTGCGGCAACCCGCGCGGGCAAAAGCGAGCGCGAGGGGGATTCCCACGTAGCCGAGTCCCACCACGGCGACTTCGTAGCGGGCGTTTTCCGGCTTGGGGATCATGCGGGTCTCGTCTGCGGTGTGATGCGTTTCATCTGCGCGCCAAGGTCCCGGCGGCGCAGGAAAATGTATTCGATCGTTCCGAGCACGGAGTTCACCAGTCGGAATTGGTGGAAGCCGAGATTGTCGAGGAAGATCGCGGCGATCATCTTCCAGAAATCCTTCCACGAAGCCGCGCGCAGGCGCGTGGTTTCGGTGATGAGCACCGCGAGCAGCGTGAGGAAAATGCCGGTGATGTAGGCGAGGAAAAAGAAGATGGCGACTTCCTTCAACGTGGCCAGACCGGCGACAAGAAGAGTGATCGCCAGGATGTAAGCGGCGATTTCCACGACGGGGGCGAGCGCCTCGAAAACGATGAAGAAAGGCATGCCGAAGAGGCCGGTCATCCCGTAGCGGGGGTTCAGGATCATCCTCCAGTTGCGGAAGAGCGCCTGCAATGTGCCGCGCTGCCAGCGGTTGCGCTGCGACGCGTAGAGCAGATATTGCTCAGGCACCTCCGTGTAGGAAACCGCATCCGGGGCGTAGGCCAAACGTTGCTGCTGCTTGTTGCGCCGGTCGTAAATGTGGCGGTTTATCCGGATGGCAAACTCGATGTCATCGGTGATCGCCTTGGGCCAAGGGCCTCCGACCGCCTCGTAAACCTGCCTTTTGATGAGAAGCAGCGCACCGGAAATGCACAGCATGCTCTGCAGCCGGCTCAAGCCCGTGCGCGCCCACTGGAAGCTGCGCGCGTATTCGACTTCCTGGTTCAATCCGAGGAGCGTCTGCGGCAGCCCGCGCCCGACGATGACGCCGTTTTCCAGGGTGAGACCGTTGGACGGACGGACGACTCCGGCCGAAGCGGAAAGGCGCGAATCGACAAGGAACGGTCGCGCCATGTGCAGCAAGCCGTCCGGTTCTATGACGCAGTCCGCGTCGATGATGCACAGCAGCGGGTAGCGCGTCATGGGAACGGCCGCGTTGATGGCGTCGGCGCGCCGGCCGTTCTCCTTGGCGACCACAACCAGATTGGGATGTTCGGCCGACTCGTAAACGCCGAGAATCCGCTCGGTCGGGATCCGCTTCGATCCGTATTTGTCCACGCGGTGCATCGTAAAGCGGCGCACCAGCGCCTCCACCGTCCCGTCGGTCGATCCGTCGTCCACCACGACCACCTCGTGTTGCGGATAGTTGAGCTTGAGGGCGTTTTCCACCGTGTTGACGATGATCGACTCCTCGTTGTGCGCGGGTATGACAATGGAGACCGGCATCGACAGCTCCGATTTCGCGATGCGTTCGAATTCCGCGAAGGTGATCGCGCGTCCGTAGCGACGTATCTGCGCGGCCCCGAGCAGCACGAGCACTAGGTAGATCGCGTGCAGCGCGATGAAGTAGATGAAAATGATCCAGATCAGGGTATGGATGAAGCACATCATGGCCGGGCCTCCTTGGTTTCAAGAACGCGCTGCTCCTCGAGCATTTGACGGCTGATGTCGCGGGCGTAGCGGTCGGTTGATTTGTTCATGGCGTCGCGCAGGGCGTCGAGTCCGTGGTCGCCGAGCGAATGGAGGGCCGAGGCCGCGGAGTAACGGACCCACCACGCCCCGTCGGCCAGAGCCGCGGTGAGCGCGGGGATGCATTGCGAGGCCCGCAGTTTGCCGAGTGCCTGCACCACCATGTTGCGGACTTCCCAGGACGGGTCGTTGGCAAGGGCGGCGATGTCCGGGATGACTGTGCGGTCGCCGAGCAGTCCCAGTGTCCTCACCGCATTGAGGCGCACGCGGAATTCCGGACTCTTGAGTAGCGAGGCCACGGGGCCGACGGCCTCGCGGGCGCGCAGCATCCCGAGGACCCGCACCGCGGTATTGAGGACACTGTCGGAATATTTTTCCCCGTTGCCGCGCAAAATTTCGAGCAAGGCGCCCGCTGTCTCCGGACCGAAGTCGCGCACGATCTCGGCGACGCGCCGCTGGTTCATTTCGCCCGGCACATCGAAGGCCAGAAGCACCGGTTCGACGTGTGCGGGGTCACCGAGGCCGGCGAGGGAGCGCGCGGCGGCGAACCGCACGGCAAGAACATCGTCGTGCAGGGCGTCCAGCAGCGCGGGTGCCACGCTCTTGTCCCCGAAGTATCCGAGGCGTTCGGCGGCCCGCAGGCGGATCTCCCAGCGGCGGTGCGTGAGTGCGGCTTTCTCCGATTCCAGCTGCGGCAGTCCCGCGAACAACGGGTGAAGACGCGTGCGATCCCTGGGTTCGAGGCGGTCGGAGAGTTCCATCAGAAGCGCGAGAGCTTCCTCCGGATCCTTGCGCATTTGTGCCGCGGCCTCGTCCTTGGCCGTGCGGCCTGCGAGGTAACTGGTGACCACGGGTTCCGAAATGTGGCGGAAGCGGGACGCGTGTTTGATTTTTCTGCCCGCCCCGAGCCTGACGGCGACGATGGCAAGCAGGGCGGCAATGCTCAGTGCGGCGAGCACGAGCGCGACGCGCAGGGCGATTTCGAGGAATGTTGGACCTAGAATTTCCATACGGCTCCTATCGTCGGGACCCATTGCTGGTAGAGCTGGCCCGTGTTGTTTTCCTTCAGGCGGTAGATGTATTGCGTGCCGGCGATGATGCTGAAGTCCTTGGTGATCGGCTGCTGGTAAAAGAGCGTGCCTATGTAGGCGTTCGAAAGGCTCGGGTCGGCCGTTCCGAAATCGATGTCGGGGTCGGTGCCGTAGGCGAAGCCGACCGTGAGTTTTCCGCCGCCGGGCATGTTCGCGATATTCAGCGACCCGCCGTAGTAGTTGTATTGGTTTTCGCCGAACCCCCATCCGTGCGCGTAACGGAACGTGAGCCAGATATCGTCGTTGAAATAATAGGTCAGCCCCGGACGGATCTGCTCGAGGGACCCGGTCCCGAGAGGCGCGACGCTCGAGAAGTTGTATTGCGTGTAATCGAAGAGCGCGACGAGGCGCGGCGCGATCCAGTATTCGAAGCCGCCATTGTAAATCTGGTTGGGAGCGAACTGCGGGTCGGGGCAAAAAGACAGCTTGGTGTGCAGTTCGAGGTATTTCACGGGATACCAGGAAGCGAGGCCGCTGTAGAGGATGTCCGTGCCCGAAGGCGGGCGCTGCATGATGTCGATCTCCGCACCGACCATGAACTGCGGGTTGTGCTGGTAGAAGATCTGGATCAGTTCCTCCTGCCAGGCCGACCGGTCGTTGTTGAACGGCCCGTAGCTATACATCGGCACGATGGTCCAGTGCTTGAACGGTTCGGCGGGTTCTTCGACTTCCGTCCGCTGCTGACGGATGAGGTCCTGGTCTGTCGGGCGTTCGATCTCCGCGGCATGCAGCGCGTGCAGGAACAGCGCGGCGATCGGGATGATGGTGATATGGCGTGGGTTCATGAAAGTCGTTCCTCCGAAGCCGGCTGGTTGCGGTTGCGCGCGATCAAGTCGTCCACCGTCTTTTCCAAAGACCATTTCGGGTGGAATCCCGTGAGGCTTTCGAGTTTTTCCTCCACCGGGCGTCGCTGGGTGATGTGTTCGAAGTGCTCCCCGTAGGCACGGTCGAACGGAATGAATTCGATCTTGGAGCTGCTGCCCGCGCGTTCGATCACCATTTCTGCCAGATCGAGAATGCTGATCTCACGCGTGTTGCCCACGTTGACCGGCTCTCCCCAGTCGGCCGGATTTCCCGCGAGCATGTCGAGCGCGGCGACCGTGTCCCGCACGTCGCAGAACGACCGGGTTTGCGTCCCGTCGCCGAAAACCGTCAACGGTTTGCCGGCCAGCGCCTGCTTGACGAAGCGCGGGAGAACAAAGCCGTAGTTTCCCGTCTGGCGCGGGCCGACGGCGTTGAACAGGCGCGCTATGACAACCGGCAATTCGTGCTGCCGGCGGTAGGCGCGGGCCTGCACTTCGTTCATCAGTTTTCCCAGGGCATACCCGGTGAGTCCTCCCTTGTGCGGCACGAAGACAAGCTCCGCGTCTTCCCGAAGCTCCGTGGTTTGGCAATGGCCGTAAACCGACGAACTCGACGCGATGACAGTTTGCGGTTTGTGGCCGGCCCTTGCGGCGGCCCGCAGCAGGCGCTCCGTGCCGCAGACGTTCACTTCGGTGACGCGAACCGGCTCTTTGAGAACGCGGAACATGCCGACCACGGCGGCCATGTGGTAAATGCGGTCGGCCGCCGCGACTTCTTTGTCCAGGTCGGGCCAAGTCAGGATGTCGGCTTGCGCGAAGCGATAGCGCGCGTTGTCCCGGAAAATGGCGACATTTGCTTCGCTGCCCGTGGTCAAGTCATCGACGACCGAAACGCTGTCGCCGCGGCCGAGATGAAATTCCGCAACATGCGAACCGATGAATCCCGCACCTCCTGTGACGAGAATATTCATGGGTTGCCCCCGTTCCTTGGCGCCCGCTTCGTCGAAGTATCAAGCTCCGAATAGGCGGTTTGTTTGGCGCTGTTTGCTCTCATTTGTCCGGTGGTATTTGAGCAGCCCGGTGCCGCCGTGTGTATGGGGTCAATGCCCCAGGTGCGGCGTCTTCTGGGGTCTTTTGCCGGGAGGCTTACACCCGATATCGGCATGACGCGTGGCTCCGCACCGTGTGCCCGTGAAAAATCACGGACTTGCAGCATGTGTGGCTGCGGCTTGGGCGCTCGCTCTGTTCCTGACGCCGGCGCGATCGCAGACCGTTTACCTCTGGACCGGCGGCTCGGGAGGCAGCGGTGACGCTTGGAGAAACGGCAACCACTGGTCGCCAGCCGCGCCCGCCTCCGGACCCGGCGCGGCAGCTATCGCGGCCTTCGCTACAAACGGCTCAGCCTCCGTCATCGGCATCAACCTCAACGACGGGCGCGGCAACACCCAGGAAATAGGATGCATCGAGTTGCTCTCGGGGCCCGACCGCATCATCAACAACAGTTCGGTCAGTGCGGGCGGAATGCTCATGCTCAACGGCACCGGAGGA
The Chthoniobacterales bacterium DNA segment above includes these coding regions:
- the deoC gene encoding deoxyribose-phosphate aldolase, coding for MTRQSPSFGRVDQIMVEERAATFTKRSIKTESKLQGLRMVFSMLDLTTLEGRDTPGKVMTICHKAMHPAPDRYKVGPVAAVCVYPNLVPAAKAFLRGSNVKVAAVATYFPSGQSSMKTKLEDTRVALNAGADEIDMVIDRAAFLRGEYAKVHDEIAAVKQLCGDVHLKVILETGELVTYDNVRAASMIAMQAGGDFIKTSTGKVSPAATLPVTLVMLDAIREFFFATGVRIGMKPAGGIRTAKQALQYLVMVNETLGDDWLTPDLFRLGASTLANDILLQIAKSVDGRYQSGDYFSLP
- a CDS encoding aldehyde dehydrogenase family protein; protein product: MSKKTKKLVTRTASITAPAHAAPVPVRDRHLRFNERWNYSPAPEVHTDITIKPRYELFIGGKFVKPSSGKYFPSINPATEKQHAEIAQGTAADVDKAVKAARRAYEKTWGKMPGRERGKYLFRIARLLQEKIRDLAVLESLDGGKTIRESRNIDLPLVAAHFFYHAGWADKLDYAFPGRKPRPLGVAGQIIPWNFPLLMAAWKLAPALACGNTCVLKPAETTSVTAMHLAEILAEADLPGGVVNIVTGFGDTGAAIVNHPDIDKLAFTGSTEVGKIIAKSVAGTRKKLTLELGGKAANIICEDAPIDQAVEGVIQGIYFNQGHVCCAGSRLFVQESIVEPVIRRLRNRLATLRVGDPLDKNTDIGAINSREQLGRIRELVESGQKEGAELYQPPCKLPSKGFFCAPGFFTGVTDSHRIAQEEIFGPVLSVMTFRTPEEALERANNTSYGLSAGVWTDKGSKAFKLATQLRAGVVWAETYNKFDPASPFGGYKESGFGREGGKQGLLAYLRT
- a CDS encoding diguanylate cyclase, yielding MNHASQPASALEAKARITEALEKAWVRGSAESSPLTVAVVSFDTPETQVGVQILQRALQVHCARSRDIVLRRSSDEFVAILPDTPPPGARRVGEQIVEAMRAADDNHTHRVSVGLAVAVPDEHRAAADLMRRAESALQAARNNGGDRCVGGIAAGTNTAPAPKGLIDRLRELFPKKEDPERKRRTD
- a CDS encoding PAS domain S-box protein — its product is MKSAPLPSDELARQRALQDLHLLDTPAEQEFDDITLLASFICETPIALISLVDKDRQWFKSRVGLDIPETPRDIALCAHAILGDEIFEVVDAAADERFKDNPVVTGDLHLRFYAGVPLKTLDNHNVGTLCVIDRKPRQLTDAQRAALKALGRQIMRLVELRKSTRLQDELRRKLSAETALTRAIIENAGAAIISTDLDSTILTFNPAAEQMLGYSADEVIGKVSPVSFHDPGEVAERAAELSAHYGEKVSGLDVFLRPLRDQAADTVEWTYIAKDGRRIPILLTMSVLRDEAGQPFGYLGIIRDLGEAKARTHRLEAAARLGDIVRRSQESFITGGPTNQMFDRLLTDILEYTRSEYGFIGEVLYDENGAPFLKTHAITNIAWNEATRKLYEESKATGFIFRNLHTLFGAALTTGEPVIANRPATDPRRGGLPQGHPAMHAFLGLPIHYGGNLVGLVGVANRPGGYDDEFVRELAPMAASCAALIHAMRLDVERSATRQSLVREQDRFRLIVDTATEAFIEVAEDGTVTEWNQHAAEAFRAPVADAVGRQIDDLVMLRGEDGHDSGLRDHVPTELERPGQPREFTFRCADGTQFQGELVMWAMPEGSERRYCAFIRDVTERRELEKQQRLRFESETLLKEIHHRVKNNMQVISSLLSIQSSQLKDDQRDVFLECRERIRAMSLIHDRLYSTGKYAGIDFADYLREMVALITSSNRPAGAEVHVDLQLQPVEVELDKAVPLSLIASELVLNSLKHAFRDRSEGTLTVRLGNKDGTCRLFVGDDGPGMQPASTERAGVGLQLIEGLARQIKARREVSAGPGLGTTILWEQ